The DNA segment AGGAATAAAAGCGCTTACTCCAGGGATAGGGGCCCCCTTCGTATGCGCTTTCACCTTGCTATACGGACTTTCCCTTGCATTGTAAAATGAACGCTGGTGTGAATCAAACCAATACAAAATTTAGGGACCTCAAACGAAATTCCAGACTACCCGACGGCTGAAATGAAGCAATTTCTTCCTGCTGTCTGAAGAGATTATGATAATTCGACAAAAAACTGCATTTCCCCTAAATTTCTTATGCACAATCCATTGATTTCCTACACCGTCCGCAATATGATATTTTTAAGGCATAATCCATTATGCTCACATCATAAGTCCTACATAAATTCGCGGTTCAACTTGAGGGGGCTAATATTTTGAGTCATTCCGGTATCGAATCTATTATCGATTCGGCCACACTGCTGCGATCTATTGATAAAATGGGGATTGGTTTAGCCATTTCCGATCCTAATTTAAAGGATAACCCGCTTGTCTACGTCAACCAGGGCTTTGAAATGATTACCGGATACACGCGCGAAGAGGTTCTCATGCGAAATAGCCGGTTTCTCCAAGGCGAAGAGACGGACGAAGGCCATTTGGAAGTTATCCGTCAAGCGATCAAGGAAGGTCGAACCGATAGCGTTACGATTAAAAATTACAAAAAAGATGGAAGCACATTCTGGAACCAATTTATTATTTGTCCTGTCGTGAATTCAGAGGGCGAGCCAACCTACTTCATTGGCTTACAGTTTGATGTGACCAAGGAGATGGAAGAACGAGATGCTTCCGAGCAAAAAATAAAGCTGCTCTCCAATTTTGATCCTCTCACTGGACTTCTGAACAACAACGGCTTCCGGGAAGCGATGAAGAAGACATTCCAGCCCCCGGAAATGAAGACTCATACAGCCGCTGTCATCCGCTTGAATCTAAATCGCTTCCGTTACATCAATGAGAGCTACGGGGAGAGCACTGGCAACGCGCTTCTTAAGGAAGTAGCATTGAGGCTCAAAGCTACTTTAAGTGATGATACACTGATTTGCCGCAGCTTCGCCGATGACTTCATCGTCCTGCTATCCGGCATTGATAACCCGCTGAGAGTTCACGAGATCGCTAATGAGCTGAACGATGCCTTGAGAAAGCCGTATATTTTATCCGATGAGGAAATTACACTTAGCTTTGCAATGGGAATCAGCCTCTATCCGGATGACGGCTCAGAATCATCAATCCTGCTAAAGCATGCCGAGCTAGCCATGAAGGAAGCGAAAATCGAGGTGCTTAACGGGCCGCATTATTTCGATTATTATTTGCTAGACAAGCTGCTGGAACGGGTTAATATTGAGAAAAAATTGCCCCGGGCGCTTGCTGATGGAGAATTTGAACTGCATTATCAGCCCAAAATTGATGCCGCTACAGGCAGACTTACGGGACTGGAAGCGCTGATCCGTTGGAATGATCCCGAGCTGGGACGCATTTCGCCTGCCTCATTTATTCCTATCGCCGAAGATACCGGATTTATCGTGCAGTTGGGGGAATGGGTCTTGTGGGAGGCTTGCCGAACGAATAAAAAGTGGCAGGATGCTGGCTTTCCAAAGCTGCCCATTTCAGTAAACGTCTCTGCCGTTCAGTTCAGACA comes from the Paenibacillus lentus genome and includes:
- a CDS encoding putative bifunctional diguanylate cyclase/phosphodiesterase → MSHSGIESIIDSATLLRSIDKMGIGLAISDPNLKDNPLVYVNQGFEMITGYTREEVLMRNSRFLQGEETDEGHLEVIRQAIKEGRTDSVTIKNYKKDGSTFWNQFIICPVVNSEGEPTYFIGLQFDVTKEMEERDASEQKIKLLSNFDPLTGLLNNNGFREAMKKTFQPPEMKTHTAAVIRLNLNRFRYINESYGESTGNALLKEVALRLKATLSDDTLICRSFADDFIVLLSGIDNPLRVHEIANELNDALRKPYILSDEEITLSFAMGISLYPDDGSESSILLKHAELAMKEAKIEVLNGPHYFDYYLLDKLLERVNIEKKLPRALADGEFELHYQPKIDAATGRLTGLEALIRWNDPELGRISPASFIPIAEDTGFIVQLGEWVLWEACRTNKKWQDAGFPKLPISVNVSAVQFRHPHFVHMVKHVLEQTGLAPEYLELELTESLINNPLMIKEKLDSLKERGISLSLDDFGTGYSSIYYLKTLPLQVLKIDRTFIQETPTSQRDSSLLRSIIELGKSLGMTVLAEGVETEDQFKFLQEIGCDQIQGFYYSRPLEEQAVEQLLRTTRDSD